In Candidatus Methanomethylophilus alvi Mx1201, a genomic segment contains:
- a CDS encoding TetR/AcrR family transcriptional regulator — protein sequence MKDFVRASTEEQIADRREEIISACEEIYLAGGYDAVTFKAISEKTSFSRPSIYNYFDTKEEVMMDLLTRYFVGWLDGIKGGLSSGDVSRERFCRIISEVSAEHENMFLLFTDLKLIEDGSGISHIVAFKGYFREFIEYICGFMDANFHASEQSREGFLEGLMMLFYGSYPHTHLSDKQTAAMETAGVPYAPTDLRTLFYRQLMLFTSSFRSMRRHP from the coding sequence ATGAAGGATTTCGTCAGGGCCAGTACGGAGGAGCAGATCGCAGACAGACGCGAGGAGATAATCAGCGCCTGCGAGGAGATCTATCTGGCCGGCGGATATGATGCCGTCACATTCAAGGCGATATCCGAGAAGACTTCCTTCTCCCGCCCATCCATCTACAACTATTTCGATACCAAGGAGGAGGTCATGATGGATCTTCTGACCAGGTATTTCGTCGGGTGGCTGGATGGGATAAAGGGCGGTCTGTCGTCAGGAGACGTGTCCCGCGAGAGGTTCTGCCGTATCATAAGCGAAGTCTCTGCCGAGCACGAGAACATGTTCCTGCTCTTCACCGACCTGAAACTCATAGAGGACGGGAGCGGGATATCCCATATCGTCGCATTCAAGGGTTATTTCAGGGAGTTCATCGAGTACATCTGCGGATTCATGGATGCTAATTTCCATGCGTCGGAGCAGTCGCGGGAGGGATTCCTCGAGGGACTCATGATGCTGTTCTATGGCAGTTATCCCCATACGCATCTCTCCGACAAGCAGACGGCGGCCATGGAGACCGCAGGCGTGCCTTACGCACCGACGGATCTCAGGACTCTCTTCTATCGTCAGCTTATGCTGTTCACCTCGTCATTCCGATCGATGAGACGACATCCGTGA
- a CDS encoding ABC transporter ATP-binding protein codes for MTSEEQPEIITTKPKIKSGNRVRADRTDLLYKDIPEGESLMKIDNLRVVYRTDDTETVAVDDFSLDVKKGELVSIVGPSGCGKTTILRCIAGLLQPTSGKITIGDKECTAPGSDRGMVFQDFALFPWRTVKQNVEFGMEIAGVPKEEREERAMRYIKAVGLEKFADSRIHELSGGMKQRVGIARALVMHPAVILMDEPFGALDAQTRNIMQEQLTKIIQHSARTIMFVTHSVDEALYLSDRVVILTKRPSTIYKIIDVPWDRPRDRADPEFTALRKKILEYLEMQNVMED; via the coding sequence ATGACATCCGAAGAACAGCCTGAGATAATAACGACCAAGCCCAAGATCAAATCGGGGAACAGGGTCAGGGCCGACCGTACCGACCTGCTTTACAAGGACATCCCAGAAGGGGAGTCCCTGATGAAGATAGACAATCTACGCGTGGTCTACAGGACCGACGACACCGAGACCGTGGCCGTGGACGACTTCTCCCTCGACGTCAAGAAAGGGGAGCTGGTATCCATAGTCGGACCCTCCGGATGCGGAAAGACCACCATCCTCCGCTGCATCGCAGGACTTCTGCAGCCCACGAGCGGGAAGATCACCATAGGGGACAAGGAATGCACCGCCCCCGGTTCCGACAGAGGCATGGTGTTCCAGGACTTCGCCCTGTTCCCATGGAGGACCGTGAAGCAGAACGTGGAGTTCGGAATGGAGATCGCCGGAGTCCCCAAGGAAGAACGCGAGGAGAGGGCCATGAGATACATCAAGGCCGTCGGACTGGAGAAGTTCGCGGACTCCCGCATACACGAACTGTCCGGAGGTATGAAACAGCGTGTCGGTATCGCCCGTGCGCTGGTTATGCACCCTGCGGTCATCCTCATGGACGAGCCCTTCGGAGCCCTCGACGCCCAGACCAGGAACATCATGCAGGAGCAGCTGACGAAGATCATCCAGCACAGTGCCAGGACCATCATGTTCGTCACCCACTCGGTAGACGAGGCGCTGTATCTTTCCGACAGGGTCGTGATCCTGACCAAGAGGCCTTCCACCATCTACAAGATCATAGACGTCCCGTGGGATAGGCCCCGCGACAGGGCGGACCCCGAATTCACCGCCCTCAGGAAGAAGATCCTGGAATATCTGGAGATGCAGAACGTCATGGAAGACTGA
- a CDS encoding ABC transporter permease, with amino-acid sequence MMFKYDKHNKYHRLLRQILIIAVSLVIFVEAWWVVSIIADVSTVPTPAQTWNALIDLIQNGDSMTNNKTLWSYIGSSMSTFLKGFGLALLVAVPLGLILGKFESLRSFSTPIIEILRPIAPIAWAPIFMVAIGYDLGPMLVVFVGIFFPLLTNVIFGVSKIDSKLVDASKTLGASDTQIFIKVMVPSTIPYIMNGIKVGLGIGWMCIVAAELYASPLGGIGFYLSEQATAGYWPSAYAAIAVIAVLGLLTTGVAEYIHKMVSKRMGMDV; translated from the coding sequence ATGATGTTCAAATACGACAAGCACAACAAATATCACAGGCTTCTGAGACAGATCCTGATAATTGCTGTGTCCCTTGTGATATTTGTGGAGGCGTGGTGGGTCGTATCCATAATCGCCGACGTTTCCACAGTACCTACGCCGGCCCAGACGTGGAACGCCCTCATCGACCTGATCCAGAACGGGGACTCGATGACGAACAATAAGACTCTCTGGTCTTACATAGGATCCAGTATGAGCACATTCCTCAAAGGATTCGGACTCGCCCTGCTGGTAGCGGTACCTTTGGGACTCATCCTCGGAAAATTCGAATCCCTGAGATCGTTCTCCACTCCCATAATCGAGATCCTGAGGCCTATCGCACCTATCGCCTGGGCTCCCATCTTCATGGTGGCGATCGGATACGATCTGGGACCTATGCTGGTGGTGTTCGTCGGGATATTCTTCCCGCTGCTGACGAACGTCATATTCGGGGTATCCAAGATAGATTCCAAACTGGTCGACGCTTCGAAGACTTTGGGCGCATCGGATACCCAGATCTTCATCAAAGTGATGGTCCCTTCCACGATTCCATACATAATGAACGGTATCAAGGTCGGTCTGGGTATCGGATGGATGTGTATCGTGGCGGCAGAACTCTACGCTTCCCCTCTGGGAGGTATAGGATTCTACCTTTCCGAACAGGCCACCGCAGGATATTGGCCTTCCGCATATGCGGCCATCGCCGTGATTGCAGTACTGGGACTTCTCACCACAGGGGTTGCCGAGTACATCCATAAGATGGTTTCCAAAAGAATGGGGATGGACGTATGA
- a CDS encoding pyridoxamine 5'-phosphate oxidase family protein, giving the protein MISPQVKALFEDHKSNFKYFALATSSKEGVPNVVPIGFLWVANDKEIWVIDNYMNKTYANIKENPVAAVYAIGGEGGHECVQVKGAVRYFDFGDDYKAAVEMAHAKNPAFPAKGLIKIIVTDVYDTAPGVHAGEKLKQ; this is encoded by the coding sequence ATGATCTCGCCTCAAGTCAAGGCCCTCTTCGAGGACCACAAGTCCAACTTCAAATACTTCGCCCTCGCCACCTCTTCCAAGGAGGGGGTCCCCAACGTCGTCCCCATAGGGTTCCTGTGGGTCGCCAACGACAAGGAGATCTGGGTCATCGACAACTACATGAACAAGACCTATGCGAACATCAAGGAGAACCCCGTCGCCGCCGTATACGCCATCGGCGGGGAGGGAGGACACGAATGCGTACAGGTCAAGGGTGCCGTCAGGTACTTCGATTTTGGCGACGACTATAAGGCCGCCGTCGAGATGGCACATGCTAAGAATCCCGCATTCCCTGCGAAGGGTCTCATAAAGATCATCGTCACCGATGTCTATGACACCGCCCCCGGCGTACATGCCGGAGAGAAACTAAAACAGTGA
- a CDS encoding chloride channel protein → MDRVRAANTAAFAVSSVVTGVAVGAFVWALLFVIDLGISSIWDRVPVYLGEFYPLIMCTVGGAVIGFFVKRCGPYPESLQTVLGKVKADGRYGYDKIGRMSVGAALPLIFGGSVGPEAGLTGAVAALSTWAGDRLRRFGRGFGQLSRVGTYAALSAIFTAPLYGLAGAVDGDGECDPYASKWVRWAIYAAAVGGAFGAFLLLTRMFGGGLSLPRYTDISFGKEELIWAVPLILVGAVAGWLFHIFDAVFSRISELAGDRPVAKAVTAGVILGLCGMALPFVMFSGEVQADELNATWAALSAAVLVATGFVKIAATALCVNMGWRGGHFFPTVFAGISIGYGMASVLGIDPVFCVCAVTAAVVGGVVRRPLMAVLLLFLCFPLHSVVLLAAATFVGSKVPLPGSVKGAGQETSE, encoded by the coding sequence ATGGACAGGGTCAGGGCAGCCAACACGGCGGCTTTCGCCGTCTCATCCGTCGTTACGGGGGTGGCCGTAGGCGCTTTCGTATGGGCCCTTCTGTTCGTCATCGACCTAGGCATATCGTCCATATGGGACAGGGTCCCCGTGTATCTGGGGGAGTTCTATCCTCTGATCATGTGCACGGTCGGCGGTGCGGTCATAGGATTTTTCGTGAAACGCTGCGGCCCCTACCCGGAAAGCCTTCAGACCGTTTTGGGGAAGGTGAAGGCGGATGGCCGTTACGGATACGACAAGATAGGCAGGATGTCCGTCGGTGCGGCCCTTCCTCTGATATTCGGCGGGTCCGTCGGTCCGGAGGCCGGTCTTACCGGTGCCGTCGCCGCCCTCAGCACCTGGGCGGGGGACCGTCTGAGACGTTTCGGCAGAGGTTTCGGTCAGCTGAGCAGGGTCGGGACCTATGCCGCCCTTTCCGCGATATTCACCGCACCCCTCTACGGCCTGGCCGGCGCTGTGGACGGCGACGGGGAGTGCGACCCGTATGCGTCGAAATGGGTCAGATGGGCCATCTATGCCGCGGCCGTCGGAGGGGCGTTCGGAGCGTTCCTTCTCCTGACCCGTATGTTCGGAGGAGGATTGTCCCTCCCGAGGTATACTGACATATCCTTCGGGAAGGAGGAGCTGATATGGGCGGTCCCCCTGATCCTCGTCGGTGCCGTCGCGGGATGGCTGTTCCACATATTCGATGCCGTATTCTCCCGCATCTCCGAACTCGCCGGGGACAGACCGGTCGCCAAGGCCGTCACCGCCGGTGTCATACTGGGACTCTGCGGCATGGCCCTCCCATTCGTCATGTTCTCCGGAGAGGTACAGGCGGATGAGCTGAATGCGACATGGGCGGCATTGTCCGCCGCAGTGCTTGTGGCGACGGGATTCGTAAAGATCGCCGCCACCGCGCTCTGCGTGAACATGGGGTGGCGCGGAGGACATTTCTTTCCGACGGTGTTCGCCGGGATATCGATAGGCTACGGCATGGCCTCGGTCCTGGGTATCGACCCCGTATTCTGCGTATGTGCCGTGACGGCCGCCGTGGTGGGCGGGGTCGTCAGACGTCCTCTCATGGCCGTCCTGCTTCTGTTCCTGTGTTTCCCCCTGCACAGCGTCGTCCTGCTGGCCGCCGCCACATTCGTAGGTTCCAAGGTCCCTCTGCCCGGATCCGTCAAAGGTGCAGGACAGGAAACGTCCGAATGA
- a CDS encoding ABC transporter ATP-binding protein, giving the protein MILKYFRKRDWALTAALVVFIICQVYLDLEIPGYMNDITYAIQTGSGTDVVKEYGTDMVLCAFLSLGFSVAAGFCATNIAASLGRTLRERQFDRVQEFSMQDMDRFSAASLITRSTNDVYHLMVFTARGLQIVIKSPILATWALLKISGKNWEWTAATAAAVVVLVAVVAVTMWYTVPRFKKIQWLTDGINRATRENLDGIRVIRAYNAEEYQQKKFDKANDDLLENNVANAHAMAPMHPITSSLNNFLTLAIYWIGAGLIAAAGSTGDKMVLFSDMIVFSSYAMQVVSAFMLMIGIIRGLPRAMVAAGRVEEVIEAEPSIKDGGFDGVTDAEGEVEFRDVGFSYPDAEGPAIEKVSFKVGKGQTLAIIGPTGSGKSTLVNLIPRFYDATGGQVLVDGIDVREYDQKALRRRIGYVPQSAVIFSGSVEYNVNYGDTSADRTEDDVRKALEIAQGIDFVEKMEGGMDGHVSQYGRNVSGGQKQRICIARAVCKRPEILIFDDTFSALDFKTDLALRESLKRETAGTTNIIVAQRIGTIMDADRIIVLDKGKVVGDGTHDRLMKECGIYRNIAMSQMTGEGPE; this is encoded by the coding sequence GTGATCCTGAAATATTTTAGGAAAAGGGATTGGGCGCTGACAGCCGCGCTCGTCGTCTTCATAATATGCCAGGTGTACCTCGATCTGGAGATACCCGGCTACATGAACGACATCACGTACGCCATCCAGACCGGGAGCGGCACCGATGTCGTAAAGGAATACGGAACAGACATGGTCCTGTGCGCATTCCTGAGTCTCGGATTCTCCGTGGCGGCAGGATTCTGTGCCACCAACATCGCCGCATCCCTCGGAAGGACCCTCCGCGAGAGACAGTTCGACCGCGTCCAGGAATTCTCCATGCAGGACATGGACAGGTTCTCCGCGGCCAGCCTCATAACCCGCTCTACGAACGACGTGTATCACCTGATGGTGTTCACCGCGAGAGGTCTGCAGATCGTCATAAAATCCCCCATATTGGCCACATGGGCCCTTCTCAAGATCTCCGGTAAGAACTGGGAGTGGACCGCCGCCACCGCCGCGGCCGTCGTCGTCCTGGTGGCGGTGGTCGCGGTGACCATGTGGTATACCGTGCCCCGCTTCAAGAAGATCCAATGGCTCACCGACGGGATCAACCGCGCCACCAGGGAGAACCTGGACGGCATACGTGTCATACGCGCCTACAACGCCGAGGAGTATCAGCAGAAGAAGTTCGACAAGGCCAACGACGACCTGTTGGAGAACAACGTGGCCAACGCCCATGCCATGGCCCCCATGCATCCGATAACGTCGTCCCTCAACAACTTCCTCACCCTCGCCATATATTGGATCGGTGCAGGACTCATCGCCGCGGCCGGAAGCACAGGCGACAAGATGGTGCTGTTCTCGGACATGATCGTGTTCTCCTCCTACGCCATGCAGGTGGTGTCGGCGTTCATGCTGATGATAGGCATCATAAGAGGTCTTCCACGGGCCATGGTGGCCGCCGGCCGCGTGGAGGAGGTCATAGAGGCCGAACCGTCCATCAAGGACGGCGGATTCGACGGGGTGACGGATGCGGAAGGGGAGGTGGAGTTCAGAGATGTAGGCTTCTCATACCCGGATGCGGAAGGTCCTGCGATAGAAAAGGTGAGTTTCAAGGTAGGAAAGGGACAGACCTTGGCCATAATCGGTCCCACAGGTTCCGGCAAAAGCACCCTTGTGAATCTCATACCCAGATTCTACGATGCGACCGGAGGGCAGGTCCTGGTGGACGGGATCGATGTCCGCGAATACGATCAGAAGGCCCTGCGCAGGAGGATCGGATACGTACCGCAGAGCGCCGTCATATTCTCCGGCTCGGTGGAATACAACGTCAACTACGGGGACACCTCCGCGGACAGGACCGAGGACGATGTAAGGAAGGCGTTGGAGATAGCCCAGGGGATCGATTTCGTCGAGAAGATGGAAGGCGGAATGGACGGGCATGTGTCCCAGTACGGCAGGAACGTCTCCGGAGGACAGAAGCAGAGGATATGCATCGCGCGTGCGGTCTGCAAGAGACCGGAGATACTGATCTTCGACGATACCTTCTCCGCATTGGACTTCAAGACCGATCTGGCACTTCGCGAATCCCTGAAAAGGGAGACGGCCGGGACGACCAACATAATCGTGGCCCAGAGGATCGGGACCATCATGGATGCCGACCGCATCATCGTCCTCGACAAGGGTAAGGTGGTAGGCGATGGGACCCACGACCGGCTGATGAAGGAATGCGGCATATACAGGAACATAGCGATGTCCCAGATGACGGGGGAGGGGCCGGAATGA
- a CDS encoding ATP-binding protein codes for MIVFVFGNIHSGKTTLVNDICARRPKYVPLVLDEYRGRYGDGTMDGETEAQRRLLDDMCRHKDCVVEMSGFGHNTEEAFLRSSDRERLVVIVECPKAECLRRVKEHGMPGVPFPYEGAYDDMIESFDGRMKSGHIERMWSSDIVLRMSGTDPGPCMDSLMEYIPRRGRMYHRGPRKRMWGLTV; via the coding sequence ATGATCGTGTTCGTCTTCGGCAACATACACTCGGGAAAGACCACATTGGTCAACGACATATGTGCCAGACGTCCGAAGTATGTCCCTCTGGTACTGGACGAGTATCGCGGAAGGTACGGGGACGGGACCATGGACGGGGAGACGGAGGCGCAGAGGAGACTTCTCGACGACATGTGCCGCCATAAGGATTGCGTGGTGGAGATGTCCGGCTTCGGACACAATACGGAGGAAGCGTTCCTCCGCTCCTCCGACAGGGAAAGGCTGGTCGTCATCGTGGAATGTCCTAAGGCCGAGTGTCTCCGCCGTGTGAAGGAGCACGGTATGCCGGGTGTCCCGTTCCCTTATGAGGGCGCCTATGACGATATGATCGAGTCGTTCGACGGCAGGATGAAAAGCGGACACATCGAGAGGATGTGGTCTTCAGATATCGTGCTCAGGATGTCTGGGACGGATCCCGGTCCGTGCATGGATAGCCTCATGGAGTACATACCCAGAAGAGGGAGGATGTACCACAGGGGTCCGAGGAAGAGGATGTGGGGTCTGACCGTCTGA
- a CDS encoding inorganic diphosphatase translates to MANIVDTMSKDRVKPEEFTAFIEISKGSKMKYELDEETGLIAVDRILSTSTAYPWNYGLIPLTVAPDGDPLDVLVISSEPIIPGALAKCRPIGIMRMVDSGDQDDKVLAVLPKDPMYKEYTDIAQLPKHLGEEIQHFFNVYKALEGKKTETGAIEGPEAAKQTIQACMDAYAKKH, encoded by the coding sequence ATGGCAAACATAGTCGATACCATGTCCAAGGACAGGGTAAAGCCCGAGGAGTTCACCGCCTTCATCGAGATCTCCAAAGGAAGCAAGATGAAATACGAACTGGACGAGGAGACCGGCCTCATCGCCGTCGACAGGATCCTCTCCACCTCCACCGCATACCCGTGGAACTACGGACTCATCCCCCTGACCGTCGCACCCGACGGGGACCCGCTCGACGTTCTCGTGATCAGCAGCGAGCCCATCATTCCCGGAGCACTTGCCAAATGCAGGCCCATCGGGATTATGAGGATGGTCGACAGCGGCGATCAGGACGACAAGGTCCTGGCCGTCCTCCCCAAGGACCCCATGTACAAGGAGTATACCGACATCGCCCAGCTGCCCAAGCACCTCGGCGAGGAGATCCAGCACTTCTTCAACGTCTACAAGGCCCTCGAGGGCAAGAAGACCGAGACGGGAGCCATCGAAGGTCCCGAGGCCGCCAAGCAGACCATCCAGGCCTGCATGGACGCCTACGCGAAGAAACACTGA
- a CDS encoding FprA family A-type flavoprotein, translating to MISKIADQITLISEADQGFDLFEARYPIPEGITYNTYVIEDEKTVLLDAVDAKVTDEWVSDLKKVLNGRKLDYFVVHHMEPDHSANIGTVLSMFPDVRIITSAKAVKMMSQFMNEDMSSKCDVVKEGDVLDLGKHKLHFVETMMVHWPEVIMSYEPTEGILFSADAFGRFGPYDPAYDWVKGARRYYMNIVGKFGQMVQKALAKLSPLDIKKICPLHGCVLEGDLSGYLALYDTWSSYRPETEGVAVVYASFYGNTRKAAEKICQIFKDKGVETQIVDLVHTDVSYALEAAFRYSRMIVAAPSYEGGLAPQMEAFLLDIGGKKYQSRKVGIIENGTFGPCAGKFMAKHLETMEGVEIVGPKVTIHSAMSKENEAQIEELAANILG from the coding sequence ATGATATCCAAGATAGCCGATCAGATAACGCTCATCTCCGAGGCCGACCAGGGCTTCGACCTCTTCGAGGCCAGATACCCGATTCCCGAAGGCATCACATACAATACCTATGTCATAGAGGACGAGAAGACAGTCCTTCTGGACGCCGTAGACGCCAAGGTCACGGACGAATGGGTCTCGGATCTCAAGAAGGTCCTGAACGGCAGGAAACTCGATTACTTCGTGGTACACCATATGGAGCCCGACCACTCCGCCAACATCGGGACCGTCCTGTCCATGTTCCCGGATGTGAGGATAATAACCTCCGCCAAGGCCGTAAAGATGATGTCCCAGTTCATGAACGAGGACATGTCATCCAAGTGCGACGTGGTCAAGGAAGGCGACGTTCTCGACCTGGGGAAGCATAAACTGCACTTCGTCGAGACGATGATGGTCCACTGGCCCGAGGTCATAATGTCCTACGAGCCCACCGAGGGCATCCTGTTCTCGGCCGACGCATTCGGAAGGTTCGGTCCCTACGACCCCGCCTACGATTGGGTGAAGGGTGCCAGAAGGTACTACATGAACATCGTCGGGAAGTTCGGGCAGATGGTCCAGAAGGCCCTCGCCAAGCTCTCCCCCCTCGATATAAAGAAGATATGCCCCCTGCACGGATGCGTCCTCGAAGGGGACCTCTCCGGATATCTGGCACTTTATGACACGTGGTCCTCCTACCGTCCGGAGACCGAAGGGGTGGCCGTGGTCTACGCATCCTTCTACGGGAACACCAGGAAGGCCGCCGAAAAGATATGTCAGATCTTCAAGGACAAGGGCGTCGAGACCCAGATCGTCGACCTTGTTCACACCGACGTCTCCTATGCGCTGGAGGCCGCCTTCCGCTACAGCAGGATGATCGTCGCCGCCCCGTCCTACGAGGGAGGTCTTGCCCCGCAGATGGAGGCGTTCCTCCTGGATATAGGGGGGAAGAAGTATCAGTCCAGGAAGGTCGGGATCATAGAGAACGGGACCTTCGGCCCCTGTGCCGGTAAATTCATGGCCAAGCATCTCGAGACCATGGAAGGTGTGGAGATCGTAGGTCCCAAGGTGACCATCCACTCGGCCATGAGCAAGGAGAACGAGGCCCAGATAGAGGAGCTCGCCGCTAACATACTCGGATGA
- a CDS encoding SPL family radical SAM protein: MHFTEAKTLLGPRNGMNIYRGCTHGCIYCDSRSTCYGFSHPFEDVEVKRNAPELLDRELSSKKRKCMVGTGSMSDPYMPCERELLLTRRCLEKVRDRGFGISLITKSDLVLRDMDILDEINRKAKAVVQMTVTTWDEDLCRILEPDVCGTARRFEVLDRLRDRGIPTLVWMTPILPFINDTEENVSHIADRCAEAGVKGIVCFDMGLTLRDGDRGYFYDALDRDFPGMKERYIRTYGASYSLRSPSADRLMSVLKERCSRHGMMCGPDACMGYAYSFPERFRQTVLY, from the coding sequence ATGCATTTCACGGAAGCCAAGACCCTTCTCGGTCCACGCAACGGGATGAATATCTACCGCGGATGCACCCATGGATGCATATACTGCGATTCCCGCAGTACTTGCTATGGATTCAGCCATCCGTTCGAGGACGTGGAGGTCAAAAGGAACGCCCCGGAACTGCTGGACAGGGAGCTTTCATCGAAAAAGCGGAAATGCATGGTGGGTACCGGGTCCATGAGCGACCCATATATGCCGTGCGAGAGGGAACTGTTGCTGACCAGGAGGTGTCTGGAGAAGGTCCGCGACCGCGGATTCGGCATATCGCTGATCACCAAATCCGACCTGGTCCTCCGCGACATGGACATCCTGGACGAGATAAACCGGAAGGCCAAGGCCGTGGTCCAGATGACCGTCACCACCTGGGACGAAGACCTGTGTCGCATATTGGAGCCGGATGTCTGCGGCACTGCCAGACGTTTCGAGGTCCTCGACAGGCTCAGGGACAGGGGGATACCCACGTTGGTGTGGATGACCCCCATACTGCCGTTCATAAACGACACCGAGGAGAACGTCTCGCATATAGCGGACCGCTGTGCCGAGGCCGGGGTGAAAGGCATCGTATGCTTCGACATGGGACTCACGCTCAGGGACGGCGACCGCGGATACTTCTATGATGCCTTGGACCGGGATTTCCCGGGTATGAAGGAGAGGTACATCAGAACGTATGGGGCGTCATACTCCCTCCGCAGTCCTTCGGCGGACCGTCTTATGTCCGTCCTGAAGGAGAGATGTAGCAGGCACGGGATGATGTGCGGGCCGGATGCGTGCATGGGGTACGCATACTCCTTCCCGGAGAGGTTCCGGCAGACCGTCCTGTATTAA
- a CDS encoding ABC transporter ATP-binding protein, with the protein MSPPGPSGGQTRPKGPRWAVGEKPKDLKGTMVRLLHYIGKYRRDIAFGVVFSITAAVLTLIGPQYLAQVTDLVSGSILGGTSLDLGRIGGICLVLVFIYSASVIFSTCQEYLISASSEKIANVMRDDLSRKINRVPLGYFDRSSTGDIMSRLTNDADTVGNTCSESIALFISSITLAAGSVAMMFYTDPTLAAISIVPTGVGFVLMFVLIKKSQKYYRRQQGDLGAMNGLVEEVYYGHDIVRAYNGEAGSKKRFTAINDSLYTSAFYARFMTSLMPQMLNFISNIGYVIVCIFGSMMVIDGRIGYGVIVAFIVYVNQFTRPILMISESLTSMQSVAAASERIFDFLDAPEMGDEGYKDVSVANVRGEVEFRDVHFSYVPGREVIHGFSQKVEPGQKVAIVGLTGAGKTTIVNLLMRFYEADSGDILIDGIPTRSMTRSQVHGLFCMVLQDTWLFNGTIRDNIAYTKEGVSESDIRAACRAAGIDDFIMGLPDGYDTVLTDGMRLSAGQKQQITIARAIVRDAPLLILDEATSSVDTMTEKHIQNAMDVLMEGRTSFIIAHRLSTVRNADLILVMKDGSIFEKGTHEELMGIGGFYKELYDSQFENCE; encoded by the coding sequence ATGAGTCCTCCAGGACCTTCCGGCGGCCAGACGCGGCCCAAAGGTCCCAGATGGGCCGTGGGCGAGAAGCCGAAGGATCTTAAAGGGACCATGGTCCGTCTCTTGCATTACATCGGGAAATACCGCCGCGACATAGCGTTCGGCGTGGTGTTCTCCATAACCGCCGCGGTCCTCACCCTCATAGGACCGCAGTATCTGGCACAGGTGACCGACCTCGTCTCCGGATCCATATTGGGAGGGACGTCCCTCGATCTGGGCAGGATCGGGGGGATATGCCTCGTCCTGGTATTCATCTACTCTGCGAGCGTCATCTTCTCCACATGTCAGGAATACCTGATATCGGCCTCTTCGGAGAAGATAGCCAACGTCATGCGCGACGACCTGTCCAGGAAGATAAACCGCGTCCCTCTGGGATATTTCGACAGAAGCAGCACGGGCGACATAATGAGCCGCCTCACCAACGACGCAGATACCGTCGGGAACACCTGCAGCGAAAGCATCGCCCTCTTCATCTCGTCCATAACACTGGCCGCAGGTTCTGTCGCGATGATGTTCTACACCGACCCGACCCTCGCCGCGATATCGATCGTCCCGACAGGGGTGGGATTCGTCCTCATGTTCGTCCTCATAAAGAAGTCCCAGAAATACTACAGGAGACAGCAGGGGGACCTCGGGGCCATGAACGGTCTGGTGGAGGAGGTCTATTACGGCCACGACATCGTGAGGGCATACAACGGGGAGGCGGGGTCCAAGAAGAGGTTCACCGCCATAAACGACAGCCTCTACACGAGCGCGTTCTACGCCAGGTTCATGACGAGCCTCATGCCGCAGATGCTGAACTTCATCAGCAACATCGGTTACGTCATCGTCTGTATCTTCGGATCCATGATGGTCATCGACGGAAGGATCGGATACGGCGTCATCGTGGCATTCATCGTCTATGTGAACCAGTTCACAAGACCCATACTCATGATATCCGAATCCCTGACCTCCATGCAGTCGGTGGCGGCCGCCTCGGAACGCATATTCGACTTCCTGGACGCCCCGGAGATGGGGGACGAGGGTTACAAGGACGTATCCGTCGCAAATGTAAGGGGGGAGGTGGAGTTCAGGGACGTACATTTCAGCTACGTGCCGGGAAGAGAGGTCATCCACGGATTCTCTCAGAAGGTGGAGCCCGGACAGAAGGTCGCCATAGTCGGCCTTACCGGGGCGGGAAAGACCACCATCGTCAACCTCCTGATGAGATTCTACGAGGCGGACAGCGGGGACATCCTCATAGACGGGATACCCACGAGGTCCATGACCAGGTCCCAGGTCCACGGACTCTTCTGCATGGTCCTGCAGGACACGTGGCTCTTCAACGGGACGATCAGAGACAACATAGCTTACACCAAGGAAGGGGTGTCGGAATCGGACATCAGGGCCGCATGCAGGGCGGCGGGGATAGACGATTTCATAATGGGTCTGCCGGACGGGTACGATACGGTACTTACCGACGGCATGAGGCTGTCCGCCGGACAGAAACAACAGATCACCATCGCAAGGGCCATAGTGCGTGACGCCCCCCTCCTCATCCTGGACGAGGCCACGAGTTCGGTGGACACCATGACCGAGAAGCATATACAGAACGCCATGGACGTCCTCATGGAGGGAAGGACGTCGTTCATCATCGCCCACCGCCTCTCCACCGTAAGGAATGCAGACCTCATCCTCGTCATGAAGGACGGCAGCATATTCGAGAAGGGTACCCACGAGGAACTCATGGGGATCGGCGGATTCTACAAGGAACTGTACGACAGCCAGTTCGAGAACTGCGAATGA